In Campylobacter suis, a genomic segment contains:
- a CDS encoding aminotransferase class V-fold PLP-dependent enzyme, with the protein MQIENLRDDIILKDGIYYFDFTASGLGLKSIEEKIQKMLLTYANTHSDSASSAIITQNLYENARKSLKTSLGLDDSFALLPTGYGSSSAIKKFQELLGLYIPPKTRKRYAIKQNSSSPLVVLGPYEHHSNEVSFREALCDVVRIGLDKNGGINLKELEQVLKLNSRREIIASFSVASNVTGVISDYKKIYEMVKAYDGVVALDAAASSGYFNVDTNHFDAMFLSPHKLLGGVGACGLLAIKKELVDCDEPTFAGGGTVGYVSRTSHIFVPEIEQREQGGTPPITQLMRAALAYKTRDEVGLSKIYDIEFELGEYFEQRLNKLDSVKNYRPERQKALPIFSFNVAEISPYDLSAILSNDFGIQTRAGCACAGPYGHELLMMKDDVLLDKKPGWLRVSLHYTHTKEDIDYFFDALKKSIEKYHTSWAEERSFYTTYSEKLC; encoded by the coding sequence GTGCAAATAGAAAATTTAAGAGATGATATTATTTTAAAAGATGGAATTTATTATTTTGACTTTACGGCTTCTGGTCTTGGTTTAAAAAGTATAGAAGAAAAGATACAAAAAATGCTTTTAACTTATGCAAATACCCACTCAGACAGCGCTAGTTCAGCCATCATCACGCAAAATTTATACGAAAATGCACGCAAAAGCCTAAAAACATCGCTTGGGCTTGATGATAGTTTTGCACTGCTACCAACAGGATATGGCTCAAGCTCAGCGATTAAAAAATTTCAAGAGCTTTTGGGTCTTTATATTCCACCAAAAACTCGCAAACGCTATGCTATCAAACAAAACTCAAGCTCCCCGCTCGTCGTGCTAGGACCTTATGAACATCACTCAAATGAAGTTAGTTTTCGTGAGGCACTTTGTGATGTTGTGCGTATTGGTCTTGATAAAAATGGAGGCATAAATTTAAAAGAGCTAGAGCAGGTTTTAAAGCTAAATTCAAGACGCGAGATCATAGCTAGTTTTAGCGTGGCTTCAAATGTTACTGGCGTTATTAGCGATTATAAAAAAATTTATGAGATGGTTAAGGCGTATGATGGTGTTGTTGCGCTTGATGCAGCGGCTTCTAGTGGCTACTTTAATGTAGATACTAATCATTTTGACGCGATGTTTTTATCGCCGCACAAACTTCTTGGAGGTGTTGGAGCGTGTGGCTTGCTTGCGATAAAAAAAGAGCTGGTAGATTGTGATGAGCCTACATTTGCTGGTGGTGGAACCGTGGGTTATGTCTCACGAACATCTCATATTTTTGTGCCTGAGATAGAGCAAAGGGAGCAAGGTGGGACACCTCCTATAACACAGCTCATGCGTGCAGCTCTTGCGTATAAAACTCGTGATGAAGTCGGACTTAGTAAAATTTATGACATAGAATTTGAGCTTGGTGAGTACTTTGAGCAAAGGCTAAATAAATTAGATAGCGTGAAAAATTATCGCCCAGAAAGGCAAAAGGCACTGCCGATATTTTCATTTAATGTCGCAGAAATTTCTCCTTACGATCTGTCTGCGATACTTAGCAACGACTTTGGTATCCAAACTAGGGCAGGGTGCGCTTGTGCTGGACCATATGGGCATGAGCTCCTTATGATGAAGGATGATGTTTTGCTTGATAAGAAGCCAGGCTGGCTTCGCGTGAGTTTGCATTATACGCATACGAAAGAGGATATTGATTATTTTTTTGACGCACTAAAAAAAAGCATAGAGAAATATCATACGAGCTGGGCTGAGGAGAGATCTTTTTATACGACATACAGCGAAAAGCTTTGTTAA
- a CDS encoding DUF234 domain-containing protein, translated as MKHLDIDDVFNFHIVFDEIVLSKAYYDVFEAIEGEIFANIKELKKRFEFDDELSEPMKKALLKLANSDRKRFSINKALPQILASKTFAKLLENGLIYIEKSREIRPVKAKNQKLKKSERRYIVQDKVHFTSHFTRFWFRFIQPNLAQLENGEFSSVMQTIKAEFYEYASLGFELLCAEFLRDRGVKNANSFWHKNIEIDLLGIGVNGIVVAEAKFRAKKVCKSILTLLLTKCERLGFVPNEVYLFSKSGFSKELENLGQKRVKLINLNQMTELLE; from the coding sequence ATGAAACATCTTGATATAGATGATGTTTTTAACTTTCACATCGTGTTTGATGAGATAGTTTTAAGCAAGGCTTACTACGATGTTTTTGAAGCGATAGAGGGTGAAATTTTTGCTAATATTAAGGAGCTAAAAAAGCGCTTTGAATTTGATGATGAGCTCAGTGAACCGATGAAAAAAGCTCTTTTAAAGCTTGCAAATAGTGATAGAAAAAGATTTAGTATAAATAAAGCTTTACCGCAAATTTTAGCTAGCAAAACTTTTGCAAAACTGCTTGAAAATGGGTTGATTTATATAGAAAAAAGTCGTGAAATTCGCCCTGTCAAAGCCAAAAACCAAAAGCTAAAAAAGAGCGAACGACGCTACATAGTACAAGATAAAGTGCATTTTACAAGCCACTTTACGCGCTTTTGGTTTAGGTTTATCCAACCAAATTTAGCCCAACTTGAAAATGGAGAGTTTTCAAGCGTCATGCAGACCATAAAAGCCGAGTTTTATGAATACGCTAGCCTTGGTTTTGAACTTTTGTGTGCTGAATTTTTGCGCGATAGAGGCGTTAAAAATGCAAATAGCTTTTGGCATAAAAACATAGAGATAGATCTGCTTGGCATAGGCGTTAATGGCATAGTTGTTGCGGAGGCTAAATTTAGAGCAAAAAAGGTTTGTAAAAGCATTTTGACGCTACTTTTAACAAAGTGCGAGCGACTTGGATTTGTGCCAAATGAAGTATATCTTTTTTCAAAAAGTGGTTTTAGCAAAGAGCTTGAAAACTTAGGTCAAAAGCGCGTAAAACTCATAAATTTAAATCAAATGACGGAGCTTTTAGAATGA
- a CDS encoding sensor histidine kinase, with protein MNEQNIEAGLKSLIEQTYLIEQEYKNLNNSYESLQKIIKDVVDVLPTAIWVLNSDATIFLQNAQAAKNTLLFSRINLEISECEIELKGLFYLVKIAIKDDKKIVSAIDITAQKRTERLASMDSVAAHLAHEIRNPIGSVSLLTSSLLRRSEGKTHELAIEIQKAIWRVERIIKATLLFTKGVQINRTNFNFNELKIECEEALKYYSYTKDIKILLNFGDEDYNADKNLLSMVFENMLFNAIDACEESENESDEISISYEKTQTEHKFYICDSGVGINNAGAVFEPFKTSKLNGNGLGLPLCLQIIQAHHGSIEVTLNPKTFCVSLPVNFE; from the coding sequence ATGAACGAGCAAAATATCGAAGCTGGACTAAAAAGCCTAATAGAACAAACCTATCTAATAGAGCAAGAGTATAAGAATTTAAACAACTCATACGAAAGTTTGCAAAAGATCATAAAAGATGTCGTAGATGTCTTACCAACAGCGATATGGGTACTAAACAGCGATGCGACCATATTTTTACAAAATGCTCAAGCAGCCAAAAATACCCTACTCTTTTCACGCATAAACCTTGAAATTTCAGAGTGTGAGATAGAGCTAAAAGGTCTATTTTATCTAGTTAAAATCGCCATAAAAGATGACAAAAAGATCGTATCAGCCATAGATATCACGGCTCAAAAGCGCACCGAGCGCCTTGCTAGCATGGATAGCGTAGCCGCTCACTTGGCCCATGAGATACGAAATCCTATCGGCTCAGTATCCTTGCTTACCTCATCTTTATTGCGACGAAGCGAAGGCAAAACTCACGAGCTTGCGATAGAAATTCAAAAAGCTATATGGCGAGTTGAGCGTATCATCAAAGCGACCTTACTCTTTACAAAAGGTGTGCAGATAAATCGAACAAATTTTAATTTTAATGAGTTAAAGATAGAGTGCGAAGAAGCCCTAAAATACTACTCTTACACAAAGGATATAAAAATTTTACTTAACTTTGGAGATGAAGATTACAACGCAGATAAAAACTTGCTATCTATGGTTTTTGAAAATATGCTTTTTAATGCTATTGACGCATGCGAAGAGAGTGAAAATGAGAGCGATGAGATAAGTATAAGCTATGAAAAAACGCAAACTGAGCATAAATTTTATATCTGCGATAGTGGCGTAGGGATAAATAATGCTGGCGCGGTATTTGAACCATTTAAGACAAGTAAGCTAAATGGCAACGGACTTGGACTGCCACTATGCCTGCAAATCATACAAGCACATCACGGCAGTATCGAAGTCACGCTAAATCCAAAGACATTTTGTGTAAGCTTGCCTGTAAATTTCGAGTGA
- a CDS encoding Dps family protein, with amino-acid sequence MSKVISQLNKIQADAHALYIKFHDLHWNVKGIQFFSIHEYTEKAYDEFHEIFDEVAERAIMLGGKAIVKADELAKTTCIKHEPKASYTPTEVLEIVLADYKHLLDEFKKLDEAAEGDTTTQAYAQDQIAHYEKAIWMLNATLAK; translated from the coding sequence ATGTCAAAAGTTATTTCTCAATTAAACAAAATTCAGGCTGACGCTCATGCGTTATACATTAAATTTCATGACCTACACTGGAATGTAAAAGGTATCCAGTTTTTTAGCATTCATGAATATACAGAAAAAGCCTATGATGAGTTTCATGAAATTTTCGACGAAGTAGCTGAGCGCGCTATAATGCTTGGTGGCAAGGCTATCGTTAAAGCTGACGAACTTGCAAAGACAACTTGCATAAAGCATGAGCCAAAAGCAAGCTATACTCCGACAGAAGTTTTAGAGATAGTTTTGGCTGACTATAAGCACCTTTTAGATGAGTTTAAAAAACTTGATGAAGCTGCTGAGGGAGATACAACAACTCAAGCTTATGCACAAGATCAGATAGCTCACTATGAAAAAGCCATCTGGATGCTAAACGCTACACTTGCAAAGTAA
- a CDS encoding chaperone NapD has protein sequence MNISSLIVYTKDETSAENVIPLIENVDGCEVVAAQDGKIVVVVSVENLDEEIEKFKVLEKLDGVSSAAMIYSYQEDLQNDIESIKKSGKISEILLDENIDAKNIIYNGHIGDRVK, from the coding sequence ATGAATATATCAAGCCTAATTGTATATACAAAAGATGAGACGAGTGCTGAAAATGTTATACCACTTATTGAGAATGTAGATGGTTGTGAGGTTGTTGCTGCACAAGATGGAAAGATAGTGGTGGTGGTTAGTGTTGAGAATTTAGATGAAGAGATAGAGAAATTTAAGGTACTTGAAAAATTAGATGGTGTGTCAAGTGCAGCCATGATATATAGTTATCAAGAAGATTTGCAAAATGATATAGAAAGTATCAAGAAAAGTGGCAAGATAAGTGAAATTTTACTTGATGAAAATATTGATGCTAAGAATATAATTTATAACGGTCATATAGGAGATCGTGTAAAATAG
- a CDS encoding WD40 repeat domain-containing protein: MRKVLVLLAFFGICFSAEISQPTRVVSAFANVISSNLIDEMLYLGTDIGEVEIYDIKNDKFLPKIILPKKKAYFADEPSSRVFSIDRLDDKLLVLAELSYDERRLFVYKFDGEKFTEINNFITPNKSAKKAFFTSENEAIISDFGNEIYIVDLASAQLKFKHKFSIALYVDFEISKNRDKIAIGAESGVIYEYDLKTRQVIKTHNFFKDNMYDIDYVDDALAVGSITRQVGVFDGSNMNYFNADFIVYALALSPDKSKIAFMNGEHSDIVVYDIKSKELLHTIKTGQEILSEIYLSNDGRIISIAYQKEVKFWSIK; the protein is encoded by the coding sequence ATGAGAAAAGTTTTAGTTCTTTTGGCTTTTTTTGGAATTTGTTTTTCGGCTGAAATTTCGCAGCCAACTCGAGTTGTTAGTGCTTTTGCAAATGTTATCAGTTCAAATTTGATAGATGAGATGCTTTATCTTGGCACGGATATCGGTGAGGTTGAAATTTATGATATAAAAAATGACAAATTTTTACCTAAAATCATACTGCCTAAAAAGAAGGCATACTTTGCTGATGAGCCTAGCTCTAGAGTGTTTAGTATAGATAGACTAGATGATAAACTTCTCGTTTTGGCTGAGCTTAGTTATGATGAGAGAAGACTTTTTGTATATAAATTTGACGGAGAGAAATTTACCGAGATAAATAACTTTATCACTCCAAATAAATCTGCTAAAAAAGCCTTTTTCACAAGTGAAAATGAAGCCATAATTTCAGACTTTGGCAATGAAATTTACATTGTAGATCTAGCCAGCGCACAACTGAAGTTTAAACATAAATTTTCAATAGCACTTTATGTTGATTTCGAGATTAGCAAAAACCGCGATAAGATAGCCATAGGTGCTGAAAGTGGCGTGATATACGAGTATGATTTAAAGACAAGGCAAGTTATAAAAACGCATAATTTCTTTAAAGATAATATGTATGATATTGACTATGTAGATGATGCTTTGGCTGTTGGTAGCATTACGCGTCAGGTGGGTGTTTTTGATGGATCGAATATGAACTATTTTAACGCTGATTTTATAGTTTATGCCTTAGCTCTTAGCCCAGATAAAAGCAAGATAGCTTTTATGAACGGCGAGCATAGCGATATCGTAGTTTATGACATTAAAAGTAAAGAGCTCTTACATACCATAAAAACAGGGCAGGAAATTTTAAGCGAAATTTATTTGTCAAATGATGGCAGGATAATAAGCATAGCGTATCAAAAAGAAGTAAAATTTTGGAGTATTAAATGA
- a CDS encoding 4Fe-4S binding protein, whose amino-acid sequence MQDVSRRQLFRKILGGKSAQNFIPPPYFSGEFECVECKAPCVGACDENLLSFDGEKVSFKFQTKGCTFCKKCAIECENTQKSVLNLKFPAIIEAKTTIDVSSCLAWNGTMCYSCQDICKFRAIEFFGVFRPTINDRCTNCAQCMEVCFVNAIKMEAR is encoded by the coding sequence ATGCAAGATGTCTCACGAAGACAGCTTTTTAGAAAAATTTTGGGCGGTAAATCCGCTCAAAATTTTATCCCACCGCCATATTTTAGCGGCGAGTTTGAGTGTGTAGAGTGTAAAGCGCCTTGTGTTGGTGCTTGTGATGAAAATCTGCTTTCATTTGATGGCGAAAAAGTAAGTTTTAAATTTCAAACTAAGGGTTGTACTTTTTGTAAAAAGTGCGCCATAGAGTGCGAAAACACCCAAAAATCAGTTTTAAATTTAAAATTTCCTGCTATCATTGAGGCTAAAACCACTATCGATGTTAGTAGCTGTTTGGCATGGAATGGCACGATGTGTTATAGCTGTCAAGATATTTGTAAATTTCGTGCGATAGAGTTTTTTGGGGTATTTAGACCTACTATAAATGATAGATGCACAAACTGTGCACAATGCATGGAAGTTTGCTTTGTAAATGCTATAAAAATGGAGGCAAGATGA
- a CDS encoding nitrate reductase cytochrome c-type subunit produces the protein MKAFKLILAGLGAAALLVGCNTKNADLTSFNQNDVFDDNITLVDVNWTATPAGESTKIDRAFENAPPLIPHDISDIIPITKDMNMCVTCHMPEVAEGVGATAIPKSHLYSIRFQKSTGSELSQDRFSCTQCHVPQANVKPRVKNNFKADFRDESSSKSSNLLDVLNEGVR, from the coding sequence ATGAAAGCTTTTAAGCTTATTTTGGCTGGTCTTGGTGCGGCGGCACTATTGGTTGGCTGTAATACAAAAAACGCAGACTTGACAAGTTTTAATCAAAATGATGTCTTTGATGATAACATTACATTAGTTGATGTAAACTGGACTGCTACACCAGCAGGAGAGTCAACTAAGATAGATCGTGCCTTTGAAAACGCACCACCGCTTATCCCGCATGATATTTCTGACATTATACCTATAACAAAAGATATGAATATGTGCGTAACTTGCCATATGCCAGAGGTTGCTGAGGGTGTCGGAGCTACAGCTATACCAAAGTCACATCTTTATAGTATAAGATTTCAAAAATCAACTGGTAGCGAGCTAAGCCAAGATCGTTTTAGCTGCACACAGTGCCATGTCCCTCAAGCAAATGTAAAGCCAAGAGTGAAAAATAACTTTAAAGCGGATTTTCGTGATGAAAGTTCGTCAAAAAGCTCAAATTTACTAGATGTCTTAAATGAGGGTGTTAGGTAA
- the napH gene encoding quinol dehydrogenase ferredoxin subunit NapH, which translates to MKYLILRRITQISILALFFVSNFYGLKILQGNLSSSKLFDTVVLSDPFAVLQLFLASFSIASSALVGAAIIFVFYAIIAPRAFCSWVCPVNIITETARWVRVKFGYDKDNKFVNFSRNARYYVLGFVLALSLVTSAPAFEGVSFIGIIQRGIIYGTTLWLFVAFGVFAIDAFVGDRVVCSKICPLGAFYAIISKFSLIRIEHNSDNCTKCMKCKLICPENQVLGIIGKQNGFVTSSECTSCGRCIDVCNDDALKFNIRNLRRK; encoded by the coding sequence ATGAAGTATTTGATACTAAGAAGAATAACTCAAATTTCAATCCTTGCTCTATTTTTTGTCAGCAACTTTTATGGGCTTAAAATTTTACAAGGAAATTTAAGTAGCTCAAAGCTTTTTGATACCGTTGTTTTAAGCGATCCATTTGCTGTATTGCAGCTATTTTTAGCAAGTTTTAGCATAGCTAGTTCGGCACTAGTTGGGGCGGCTATCATTTTTGTTTTTTATGCCATTATAGCGCCTCGTGCGTTTTGTAGCTGGGTTTGTCCTGTAAATATCATAACAGAGACAGCTCGCTGGGTTAGGGTAAAATTTGGCTATGATAAAGATAACAAATTTGTAAATTTCTCTCGCAATGCAAGGTATTATGTGCTTGGTTTTGTTCTTGCTCTTTCGCTTGTAACATCGGCACCAGCCTTTGAGGGTGTTAGCTTTATAGGTATAATACAACGCGGGATAATTTATGGCACAACACTTTGGCTTTTTGTGGCATTTGGGGTTTTTGCGATAGATGCATTTGTGGGCGATAGGGTGGTTTGCTCTAAAATTTGTCCACTTGGTGCTTTTTATGCGATTATCTCAAAATTTTCACTTATTAGGATAGAGCATAATAGTGATAACTGCACTAAATGTATGAAGTGTAAGCTTATTTGCCCAGAAAATCAAGTCTTAGGCATTATAGGCAAACAAAATGGTTTTGTAACCTCTAGCGAATGTACAAGTTGTGGTCGTTGTATCGATGTTTGCAATGACGATGCATTAAAGTTTAATATAAGAAATTTAAGGAGAAAATGA
- the napG gene encoding ferredoxin-type protein NapG, producing the protein MQTRREALKFGLKAISLVLAGGFMWSTQTSLKAQTLLIRPPGALDENKFLAECVRCGLCVEACPWHTLKLADLKDGLPYGTPFFTPREIPCYMCTDIPCTVACPTGALDPVLVSNDDGKLNINKAKMGIAVLDPNFCIAYEGLRCDACYRACPVIDKALKLDYRHNDRTQKHAMLIPVVDANYCTGCGMCEQVCVTPKPSIFVLPLALGLGSSNEQYVKGWIADDEKKLRDVAPKEFKQDSKKLDDYLNSDKEL; encoded by the coding sequence ATGCAAACTAGAAGAGAGGCGTTAAAGTTTGGACTAAAGGCTATTAGTTTAGTGCTTGCAGGAGGTTTTATGTGGAGTACTCAAACTAGCCTTAAAGCTCAAACTCTGCTTATCAGACCGCCTGGCGCACTAGATGAGAATAAATTTCTTGCTGAGTGTGTTAGATGTGGGCTTTGTGTTGAAGCCTGTCCGTGGCATACGCTAAAGCTGGCTGATTTAAAAGATGGTTTGCCTTATGGCACTCCATTCTTTACGCCACGAGAAATTCCGTGTTATATGTGTACTGACATACCTTGTACGGTTGCTTGCCCGACTGGAGCGCTTGATCCTGTTTTAGTTAGCAACGATGATGGAAAGCTAAATATAAACAAAGCAAAGATGGGTATAGCTGTGCTTGATCCAAATTTTTGTATCGCTTATGAGGGGCTTCGCTGTGATGCTTGTTATAGAGCCTGCCCTGTTATAGATAAGGCGTTAAAGCTTGACTATAGACATAATGATAGAACTCAAAAACACGCTATGCTTATACCTGTTGTTGATGCAAATTACTGCACGGGTTGTGGCATGTGTGAGCAAGTTTGTGTAACGCCAAAGCCGTCGATTTTTGTGCTTCCGCTAGCTCTTGGACTAGGCTCAAGCAACGAGCAGTATGTTAAGGGCTGGATAGCAGATGATGAGAAAAAGCTAAGAGATGTCGCTCCAAAAGAGTTTAAGCAAGATAGTAAAAAGCTTGATGATTATCTAAATAGCGATAAGGAGCTGTGA